A stretch of Candidatus Binatia bacterium DNA encodes these proteins:
- the prfB gene encoding peptide chain release factor 2 (programmed frameshift) — protein sequence MPTFEDTQEQLTRLQERLELLRGVFDLDGKKKRVEELNQLTSKPDFWNDADKAQTVLKEQAGIKTVLESWEKYRAELEEARFFLDLAKDEKSEEALNEAAAKVSQVAQELAELELRQILGGPDDQRNAIVSLHPGAGGTEAQDWAEILLRMYLRWADRRGYRHEILEYQPGEEAGVKSVTFTVEGQYAYGYLKAEAGIHRLVRISPFDANSRRHTSFASVFVYPEVDDTIKVEIDEADLRVDTYRSSGAGGQHVNKTDSAVRLTHIPTGIVVACQNERSQHKNKAMAMKILRSRLYELEIEKQKEKMESYNKNKKEIGFGSQIRSYVLHPYRMVKDHRTGTEMGDADRVLDGDLDRFIQAYLLQASESQSPT from the exons ATGCCTACATTCGAAGACACACAAGAGCAATTGACGCGCTTGCAGGAGAGGCTTGAGCTTCTCAGG GGCGTCTTTGACCTCGACGGCAAGAAGAAGCGCGTCGAAGAGCTGAACCAGCTCACCTCCAAGCCCGATTTCTGGAACGACGCCGACAAGGCGCAAACGGTCCTCAAAGAGCAGGCGGGGATAAAAACCGTCCTGGAGTCGTGGGAGAAGTATCGCGCCGAGCTTGAAGAGGCGCGTTTTTTTCTCGACCTCGCCAAAGACGAGAAAAGCGAAGAGGCGCTGAACGAAGCCGCGGCCAAAGTCTCCCAGGTCGCGCAGGAGCTGGCCGAGCTCGAACTCAGGCAGATCCTCGGCGGCCCCGACGACCAGAGAAACGCGATCGTGAGCCTGCATCCGGGCGCGGGCGGTACCGAGGCGCAGGACTGGGCCGAGATCCTGCTGCGCATGTATCTCCGCTGGGCCGACCGCAGAGGCTACCGCCACGAGATTCTCGAGTACCAACCGGGAGAGGAAGCCGGCGTCAAAAGCGTTACCTTCACGGTCGAGGGGCAATATGCCTACGGATATCTCAAAGCCGAAGCCGGCATTCATCGCCTCGTTCGCATCTCGCCGTTCGACGCCAACTCGCGCCGCCACACGTCGTTTGCCTCCGTCTTCGTCTACCCCGAAGTCGACGACACGATCAAGGTAGAGATCGACGAGGCCGATCTCCGCGTCGATACCTATCGCTCCAGCGGCGCCGGCGGCCAGCACGTCAACAAGACCGACTCGGCCGTTCGGCTCACGCATATCCCGACGGGCATCGTGGTTGCCTGCCAGAACGAGCGCTCGCAGCACAAGAACAAGGCGATGGCGATGAAGATCCTGCGCTCGCGTCTCTACGAATTGGAGATCGAGAAACAGAAGGAAAAGATGGAGTCGTACAACAAGAACAAGAAGGAGATCGGCTTCGGCAGCCAGATCCGGTCGTATGTGCTGCACCCGTACCGGATGGTAAAAGACCACCGCACCGGCACGGAGATGGGCGACGCCGACCGCGTCCTCGACGGCGACCTCGACCGCTTCATTCAAGCTTACCTGTTGCAGGCGAGCGAGAGCCAAAGCCCAACGTAA
- a CDS encoding regulatory protein RecX codes for MRSQDEALKQAIKFLGYRARSEAEVKTKLAQSGFPSKIIEPTLGKLRSLKLLDDEAFARSFAQARIEDRGYGPLRLERELRRKGIANSIISRLLDESFAQNGGRERARALLEKTFRGQDLSDVKALRRAVGFLQRRGYRDSVIAEILNQPLENG; via the coding sequence GTGAGGTCCCAAGACGAGGCGCTGAAGCAGGCAATTAAATTTCTCGGTTATCGCGCTCGAAGCGAAGCAGAGGTAAAAACCAAGCTCGCTCAATCGGGATTTCCATCCAAGATCATCGAACCTACCCTGGGAAAACTCCGCTCGCTCAAATTGCTCGACGACGAGGCCTTTGCCCGAAGCTTCGCGCAAGCTAGAATAGAGGATCGAGGCTACGGGCCGCTTCGTCTCGAAAGGGAGCTCAGACGGAAAGGAATCGCGAACTCGATCATCAGCCGGCTTCTCGACGAGTCTTTCGCGCAGAACGGCGGCCGAGAGCGAGCGAGAGCTCTGTTGGAAAAAACATTCCGCGGCCAGGACCTCAGCGACGTAAAAGCTTTGCGCCGGGCGGTCGGCTTCCTGCAGCGGCGCGGCTATCGCGACTCGGTGATTGCGGAGATTTTGAATCAACCTTTGGAAAACGGCTGA
- the recA gene encoding recombinase RecA, translating to MDVNREKAIDLAVSQIERQFGKGAIMKLGEGGIIKDVAVVSTGSLGLDLALGVGGVPRGRVIEIYGPEASGKTTLALHIVAEAQKGGGIGAYIDAEHALDLAYAKKLGVKTDDLLISQPDHGEQALEIAETLVRSGAVDVLVVDSVAALVPKAEIEGEMGDAHMGLQARLMSQALRKLTATIARSQTVVIFINQIRMKIGVMFGNPETTTGGNALKFYASVRMDIRRIGALKEGDSVIGGRTRVKVVKNKMAPPFKEAEFDILYGTGISSLGELVDLGSDTGIVEKSGAWYSFNGDRIGQGRDSAKEFLKAHFDIAKDIREKILDKAGIKRAAVEASAPEKKDKSKGK from the coding sequence ATGGATGTGAACCGGGAGAAGGCGATCGACCTCGCGGTCAGCCAGATCGAAAGGCAATTCGGCAAAGGCGCGATCATGAAGCTCGGTGAGGGCGGAATCATCAAAGACGTCGCCGTCGTTTCCACAGGCTCGCTCGGCCTGGACCTGGCGTTGGGAGTCGGCGGCGTGCCGCGCGGCCGCGTGATCGAGATCTACGGACCGGAAGCCTCCGGCAAGACGACGCTCGCGCTCCATATCGTCGCCGAAGCCCAGAAGGGCGGCGGCATCGGCGCCTACATCGACGCCGAGCACGCGCTCGATCTAGCTTACGCGAAGAAGTTGGGCGTCAAGACGGACGACCTTCTTATCTCGCAGCCTGATCACGGCGAGCAGGCATTGGAGATCGCCGAGACGCTGGTCAGGAGCGGCGCAGTGGACGTCCTGGTCGTCGATTCGGTCGCGGCGCTCGTGCCCAAGGCCGAGATCGAAGGCGAGATGGGCGACGCCCACATGGGCCTTCAGGCGCGGCTCATGTCCCAGGCGCTGAGAAAGCTAACGGCGACGATCGCGCGCTCGCAGACGGTCGTGATCTTCATCAACCAGATCCGCATGAAGATCGGCGTGATGTTCGGCAATCCGGAAACCACGACCGGCGGCAACGCGCTAAAATTCTACGCCTCCGTCCGAATGGACATCCGCCGCATCGGCGCGCTCAAAGAAGGCGACTCTGTTATCGGCGGCCGCACTCGGGTAAAGGTTGTAAAGAACAAGATGGCGCCGCCGTTTAAAGAGGCCGAGTTCGACATTCTCTACGGCACGGGCATTTCGAGTCTCGGAGAGCTGGTCGATCTCGGCAGCGACACGGGCATCGTCGAGAAAAGCGGCGCCTGGTATTCCTTCAACGGCGACCGGATCGGCCAGGGCCGAGATAGCGCCAAGGAGTTTCTCAAAGCCCATTTCGATATCGCCAAAGACATCCGGGAAAAAATTCTCGACAAGGCGGGAATCAAGCGCGCCGCGGTTGAAGCGTCCGCGCCGGAAAAGAAGGACAAGAGCAAAGGCAAGTGA
- the ybeY gene encoding rRNA maturation RNase YbeY encodes MSVAIVNHAPGSKLPLHRIKMTAQKILASLKQNRAELSVALITNREIAKLNRKYRRHPKPTDVLSFPVGALPEGQMRLLGDVVISVERAEEQAKACGWTLDQEIDRLLIHGILHLLGYDHERSKKEAQVMRALERKISRTLCGNKAAALY; translated from the coding sequence ATGAGCGTAGCAATAGTGAATCACGCGCCGGGAAGTAAGCTTCCACTTCACCGAATCAAAATGACGGCACAAAAGATTCTCGCTTCGCTCAAGCAGAATCGCGCGGAGCTCAGCGTCGCGCTGATAACCAATCGGGAGATCGCAAAGCTCAACCGAAAATATCGCCGCCACCCCAAGCCGACCGACGTGCTCTCCTTTCCCGTGGGCGCACTTCCGGAAGGACAGATGAGATTGCTGGGAGACGTGGTCATCTCGGTCGAACGGGCCGAGGAGCAGGCGAAAGCCTGCGGTTGGACGCTGGACCAAGAGATCGACCGCTTGTTGATCCACGGCATCCTTCATCTGCTCGGATACGATCACGAGCGCTCCAAAAAAGAGGCTCAAGTCATGCGCGCGCTGGAGAGAAAAATCTCGCGGACGCTTTGTGGAAATAAAGCGGCGGCGCTATACTAA
- a CDS encoding secondary thiamine-phosphate synthase enzyme YjbQ — MADREVNEHVMVIHTVKLTEKTQGHCDIIDITPKVQEQLQRQKVRHGLATLFVSGSTASLTTIEYESGVLEDLKELLERLIPSNRKYRHDDRWGDDNGYSHLRASLLGPSLQIPIDGGRLLLGTWQQIVLLDFDNRPRTREIVLQIMGESE; from the coding sequence ATGGCAGATCGTGAAGTCAACGAACACGTAATGGTCATTCATACTGTAAAACTCACCGAGAAAACCCAGGGGCACTGCGACATCATCGACATCACGCCGAAAGTCCAGGAACAGCTTCAACGGCAAAAAGTCCGCCACGGTCTGGCTACCTTATTTGTCTCCGGCTCGACGGCGTCTCTCACGACGATCGAGTATGAATCCGGCGTGCTCGAGGACTTGAAGGAGTTGTTGGAGAGGTTGATCCCTTCGAACCGGAAATATCGCCACGACGACCGCTGGGGCGACGACAACGGCTACTCCCATCTGCGCGCCTCGCTCTTGGGTCCGTCGCTGCAGATCCCGATCGACGGCGGCCGGCTGCTTCTCGGCACCTGGCAGCAGATCGTGCTGCTCGATTTCGACAACCGGCCGCGCACGCGCGAGATCGTGCTGCAAATCATGGGAGAGAGCGAATGA
- the alaS gene encoding alanine--tRNA ligase translates to MTGNEIRKSFLDYFAKRGHTIVRSSSLVPEKDPTLLFTNAGMVQFKNIFLGVEKPSAVRAASAQKCLRISGKHNDLEAVGRDTYHHTFFEMLGNWSFGDYYKKEAIAWAWELLTREWKLPKDKLWATVYEDDEEAERLWLEISGLPKERILRFGEKENFWEMGESGPCGPCSEIHLDRGPEACDHKSVKGHRCRVNGDCARYIELWNLVFIQYNRKDDRTLEDLPAKHVDTGMGLERITAVLQGVLSNYDIDYMRGIIAEVEKLAVKKYGADAAADSSFRVIADHSRAVSFLIADGVIPSNEGRGYVLRRLLRRAARHGRILGLTEPFLYKVAVTVAEVMGDAYPELRERQRYIQEVIRSEEERFSETLEKGLGLLEGAISQMKRHKQKVLSGELAFRLYDTYGFPLDLTEDILRGEGISVDNAGFERLMEEQRSRARGAREVSQSDLKVQLDRPVRFIGYDRMEAESTVLAIYAEGRGKNEANEGAEIDLITAETPFYGESGGQVGDRGAIETARGDRMEVIDTQHPTPQLTVHRGRVVKGRFQVGDEVHLVVDPRHRRRTALNHSATHILHSVLREELGGHVRQAGSLVAAERLRFDFNHTGAIPDEKLADIEQRVNERIRIDADVRTEETSYDEAIRKGALAFFGDKYGDTVRVVKIGDFSTELCGGTHVHRSGEIGIFKLHAEGGVAAGVRRVEAMTGEGALDLIRTYEQRLKEIGSLLRSGADDTVERVKKLLQQQKELEREIETLRGQRGKNQLPELLAKKQQVDGATLVVSKVERTDANQLRELADQLKEKIGSGFVFLVSAGDSTVSMVASVTKDMTSRYHAGNIVKQIAPIVGGGGGGRPDFAQAGGKDPSKVDEAVDKVWQIVKSTNT, encoded by the coding sequence ATGACCGGCAACGAGATACGGAAATCTTTTTTAGACTACTTCGCCAAGCGCGGCCACACGATCGTCCGCAGCTCGTCGCTGGTGCCGGAGAAGGACCCGACCTTGCTGTTCACCAATGCCGGCATGGTGCAGTTTAAAAATATTTTCCTCGGCGTCGAGAAGCCTTCCGCCGTGCGCGCGGCAAGCGCGCAGAAGTGCCTCCGCATCAGCGGCAAGCACAACGACCTCGAGGCGGTCGGGCGCGACACTTACCATCACACGTTCTTCGAAATGCTCGGCAACTGGTCGTTCGGCGACTACTACAAGAAAGAGGCGATCGCCTGGGCATGGGAGCTGCTGACGCGCGAGTGGAAGCTGCCGAAAGACAAGCTGTGGGCGACCGTTTATGAGGACGACGAGGAAGCGGAGCGACTTTGGCTGGAAATCAGCGGCCTTCCCAAGGAGCGCATTCTCCGCTTCGGTGAAAAAGAAAATTTTTGGGAGATGGGCGAGTCCGGACCGTGCGGGCCGTGCAGCGAGATCCATCTCGACCGCGGCCCAGAAGCCTGCGACCACAAGAGCGTAAAGGGTCATCGGTGCCGGGTGAACGGCGACTGCGCCCGTTATATCGAGCTGTGGAATCTGGTCTTTATTCAATATAATCGCAAAGACGACAGGACGCTCGAAGATCTGCCCGCCAAGCACGTGGATACCGGCATGGGGCTGGAGCGCATCACGGCGGTACTCCAGGGCGTGCTCTCGAATTACGACATCGACTATATGCGCGGCATCATCGCCGAAGTCGAAAAGTTGGCGGTGAAAAAATATGGCGCGGATGCCGCGGCGGATAGCTCTTTCCGTGTCATCGCCGATCACAGCCGCGCCGTGAGCTTTTTGATCGCCGATGGCGTGATTCCCAGCAACGAAGGACGCGGGTATGTTTTGCGGAGGTTGCTAAGGCGCGCGGCGCGTCATGGCCGCATTCTCGGCTTGACCGAGCCGTTTCTCTATAAAGTCGCGGTGACCGTGGCGGAGGTGATGGGCGACGCCTATCCGGAGCTGCGCGAGCGCCAGCGATATATACAGGAGGTGATACGCAGCGAAGAGGAGCGTTTCAGCGAGACTCTGGAAAAAGGACTTGGACTTTTGGAAGGCGCAATCAGCCAGATGAAGCGTCACAAGCAAAAGGTGCTTTCTGGAGAGCTGGCGTTCCGGCTCTATGACACTTACGGTTTTCCGCTCGATCTTACCGAAGACATTCTCCGTGGCGAAGGAATCTCCGTGGATAACGCGGGCTTCGAGCGCCTCATGGAGGAGCAGCGCAGCCGGGCGCGGGGGGCGAGAGAAGTGTCGCAAAGCGATTTGAAAGTTCAACTCGATCGCCCGGTTCGTTTCATCGGCTACGACAGGATGGAGGCGGAATCGACCGTTCTGGCCATCTATGCGGAAGGACGGGGCAAGAACGAAGCAAATGAAGGCGCGGAGATCGATCTCATCACCGCCGAGACGCCTTTTTACGGCGAATCCGGCGGACAGGTGGGAGACCGCGGCGCGATCGAGACCGCGCGCGGCGACCGCATGGAAGTCATCGACACGCAGCACCCGACGCCGCAGTTGACCGTGCATCGCGGCAGAGTCGTGAAAGGACGCTTCCAGGTCGGCGACGAAGTCCATCTGGTCGTCGATCCGCGACACCGCCGGCGCACGGCGCTCAACCATTCGGCGACGCACATTCTACATTCCGTGTTGCGCGAAGAGCTTGGCGGACACGTGCGCCAGGCGGGTTCCCTGGTCGCGGCCGAGCGGCTGCGCTTCGATTTCAATCACACCGGCGCGATCCCCGACGAGAAGCTGGCCGACATTGAGCAACGCGTCAACGAGAGAATTCGCATCGACGCCGACGTGAGAACCGAAGAAACGAGCTACGACGAGGCGATCCGCAAGGGCGCGCTCGCCTTCTTCGGCGACAAGTACGGCGACACGGTACGCGTCGTTAAGATCGGCGATTTCTCCACCGAGCTTTGCGGCGGGACTCACGTCCACCGCTCCGGCGAGATCGGCATCTTCAAGCTCCACGCCGAGGGCGGCGTCGCTGCGGGCGTGAGGCGAGTCGAGGCCATGACCGGGGAGGGCGCGTTGGATCTGATCCGCACCTACGAGCAGCGACTGAAGGAGATCGGATCGCTGCTGCGCTCGGGAGCGGACGATACGGTCGAGAGAGTAAAGAAGCTCCTGCAGCAGCAAAAAGAGCTGGAGCGGGAGATCGAAACGCTCCGCGGCCAGCGGGGAAAAAATCAGCTCCCCGAGCTGCTGGCGAAAAAACAACAGGTCGACGGCGCCACGCTCGTCGTTTCTAAGGTCGAGAGAACCGACGCGAATCAATTGCGCGAGCTGGCCGACCAGCTCAAGGAAAAGATCGGCTCGGGATTCGTCTTCCTCGTGAGCGCCGGAGACTCCACCGTGTCGATGGTCGCTTCCGTAACCAAGGACATGACCTCGCGTTATCATGCGGGGAACATCGTCAAGCAAATCGCGCCGATCGTCGGCGGCGGCGGGGGCGGACGGCCGGACTTCGCCCAGGCCGGAGGTAAAGATCCGTCAAAGGTGGACGAGGCCGTCGATAAAGTATGGCAGATCGTGAAGTCAACGAACACGTAA
- a CDS encoding retroviral-like aspartic protease family protein — MGTFYIRCKIENSVDRTKSAVIPKILVDTGSEYTWVPEPTLEKLGIKREKKDLEFVMANGQRITRSVGFAIIRVDKFFTVDEVVFAEEGDLSLLGARTLEGMNLIVDSRLKKLVAAGPLPVAASK, encoded by the coding sequence ATGGGCACGTTTTACATACGGTGTAAAATTGAAAACTCTGTCGATCGCACCAAGTCGGCCGTGATCCCCAAAATTTTGGTCGATACGGGAAGCGAATATACGTGGGTGCCGGAGCCGACGCTTGAGAAGCTCGGCATCAAGCGGGAAAAAAAGGACCTTGAGTTTGTGATGGCCAACGGTCAGCGAATCACTCGTAGTGTAGGGTTCGCCATCATTCGCGTGGACAAATTTTTCACGGTTGACGAGGTTGTATTCGCAGAAGAGGGCGATCTATCGCTCTTGGGGGCTAGGACTCTCGAAGGCATGAATCTTATCGTTGACTCAAGACTTAAGAAATTGGTTGCGGCAGGGCCGCTGCCCGTTGCGGCATCAAAATGA
- the thpR gene encoding RNA 2',3'-cyclic phosphodiesterase → MIRTFVAIKIDPEVAQRICAAQSKLDKSMTSIRWVKPENLHLTLKFLGPVSDDKVTRIADSLERALHPLARFSVSCRGLGVFPDIRRAKVIWVGLEGKPIADLAATVEAALEPLGFPREKREFKPHLTIGRWRESAGRPDLLRRELESGQKQDFGSSQMNEVILFQSVLKPTGAVYTPLKVFPLAQKLD, encoded by the coding sequence GTGATCCGTACCTTTGTCGCGATCAAAATCGACCCGGAAGTGGCGCAGAGAATCTGCGCGGCTCAATCGAAGCTCGACAAAAGTATGACCAGCATCCGCTGGGTCAAGCCGGAAAATTTGCATCTAACGCTCAAGTTTCTCGGGCCGGTAAGCGACGATAAAGTGACGCGGATAGCGGACTCGTTGGAGCGTGCGCTTCATCCCTTGGCGCGCTTCTCCGTTTCGTGTAGAGGATTGGGCGTATTTCCTGATATAAGAAGGGCCAAGGTGATCTGGGTCGGATTGGAAGGCAAACCGATTGCCGATTTGGCCGCGACGGTCGAGGCTGCTTTGGAACCGCTGGGCTTTCCGCGCGAGAAGCGAGAGTTTAAACCGCACCTGACGATCGGCCGCTGGCGCGAATCCGCCGGCCGGCCGGATCTGCTCCGCCGCGAGCTCGAAAGCGGACAAAAGCAGGACTTCGGCTCATCGCAGATGAACGAGGTGATTTTGTTTCAAAGCGTACTGAAACCGACCGGCGCTGTTTACACGCCGCTGAAGGTTTTTCCACTCGCTCAAAAGCTGGACTGA
- a CDS encoding competence/damage-inducible protein A yields MIRKVAILSTGDELTTGRIVDTNSAYIAGRLYSLGVEVVAVLKVGDTKERLLWALEHGLELGDLVIGTGGLGPTADDLTSEVVAGYFRRPLKMDDEVASALKRRFDARGFPWTANNLKQALFPEGAEILPNPVGTAPGFRIETADKKSLVWLSGVPREMEAMMQQSVLPWIAQASGGEQVSAQTFKIHGLTESKLDDILKPVLLPPGARLSFRAHYPDLTLRLTLWGGQEREKNFSQLTAQIRELLEPHIYGEGDVTLEEIVGELLRKKGWTLALAESLTGGAIGHRITRVASSSGYFKSSIVAYSNEAKRRFLGVKKTTLERHGAVSRETALEMAEGALREAEADIALSVTGIAGPSGGTDEKPVGSVWIGLARRGHSETRHFHFHGDRERVILGASQAALNFLRTALL; encoded by the coding sequence ATGATTCGTAAAGTCGCGATCTTAAGTACCGGCGACGAGCTGACGACCGGCCGGATCGTGGACACGAACTCCGCCTACATCGCGGGCCGGCTCTATTCTCTCGGCGTGGAAGTCGTAGCGGTCCTCAAAGTCGGCGACACCAAAGAACGGCTCCTTTGGGCGCTCGAGCATGGACTAGAACTCGGCGATCTCGTCATCGGCACGGGCGGCCTGGGCCCGACCGCCGACGATCTCACCAGCGAAGTCGTAGCGGGCTATTTCCGCCGCCCGCTCAAGATGGACGATGAAGTCGCGAGCGCTTTGAAGCGGCGGTTCGATGCGCGCGGCTTTCCCTGGACGGCCAACAATTTGAAGCAAGCGCTGTTTCCCGAGGGCGCGGAGATACTTCCCAATCCCGTGGGCACGGCGCCCGGCTTCAGGATTGAAACGGCGGACAAAAAGTCGCTTGTCTGGCTCTCGGGTGTTCCCCGCGAGATGGAAGCGATGATGCAGCAATCCGTCCTCCCTTGGATCGCGCAAGCGAGCGGCGGCGAGCAGGTATCCGCCCAAACGTTCAAAATTCATGGCTTGACGGAATCTAAGCTGGATGACATATTGAAGCCCGTTTTGCTTCCGCCGGGGGCGAGGCTTTCTTTCCGCGCTCACTATCCCGACCTAACGCTGCGCCTCACTCTCTGGGGAGGCCAAGAGAGAGAAAAAAACTTTTCCCAGCTCACGGCGCAAATCAGAGAGCTTCTCGAACCGCATATCTACGGCGAAGGCGACGTGACCTTGGAAGAGATCGTGGGCGAGCTCTTGCGGAAAAAAGGCTGGACCTTGGCGCTGGCCGAGTCCTTGACCGGCGGCGCCATCGGGCACAGGATCACGCGCGTCGCCAGCAGCTCGGGGTATTTCAAAAGCTCGATCGTGGCTTATTCCAACGAAGCCAAGCGCCGTTTTTTAGGCGTCAAGAAAACCACGCTGGAGCGGCATGGGGCGGTGAGCCGGGAGACGGCCCTGGAAATGGCTGAAGGAGCGCTGCGGGAAGCCGAGGCGGATATCGCGCTCAGCGTCACGGGAATCGCCGGGCCCTCGGGCGGAACCGACGAGAAGCCGGTCGGTAGCGTCTGGATCGGACTCGCCCGTCGCGGCCATAGCGAAACGCGCCATTTTCATTTTCACGGCGATCGCGAGCGCGTAATCCTCGGCGCCTCGCAGGCGGCGCTGAATTTTTTACGAACGGCCCTTTTGTAA
- a CDS encoding PhoH family protein, translated as MKEESGKKAEAAAVGEKTRIDFPDPHHFRDLLGQHDEHLKIIQRALGAKLHVRGSSIDIEGDAVEVELAAKVLKQLYGLLEKNYPVYGSDVDYAVRILSGDNRAHLQDIFLDTIYISSHKRTITPKSVAQKAYIDAIRRHDIVFGIGPAGTGKTYLAMAMAVAELMKNNYVRIILTRPAVEAGEKLGFLPGDLAEKVNPYLRPLYDALHDMVDFDRARKLVERGTIEVAPLAFMRGRTLNDSFVILDEAQNTTPEQMKMFLTRLGYGSKAVITGDVTQIDLPAGKPSGLKEAWRILTGVEGIKFVTFTERDVARHRLVQEIITAYERDETRSATAGRKQNPDGGD; from the coding sequence ATGAAGGAAGAGAGCGGCAAGAAGGCGGAGGCCGCGGCCGTCGGCGAGAAAACGCGAATCGATTTCCCCGACCCGCACCACTTTCGCGATCTTCTCGGCCAGCACGACGAGCACCTGAAGATCATTCAGCGCGCTCTCGGAGCGAAACTCCACGTGCGCGGCTCGAGCATCGACATCGAGGGCGATGCCGTCGAGGTCGAGCTTGCGGCCAAGGTTCTCAAGCAGCTTTACGGCCTGTTGGAAAAAAATTATCCCGTGTACGGCAGCGATGTCGATTATGCCGTGCGCATCTTGAGCGGCGACAACCGCGCCCACCTGCAGGACATCTTTCTCGATACAATTTACATCTCTTCGCACAAGCGCACGATCACGCCCAAGAGCGTGGCCCAGAAAGCCTACATCGACGCGATCCGCCGCCACGACATCGTTTTCGGCATCGGCCCGGCGGGCACCGGCAAGACCTATCTCGCGATGGCGATGGCGGTGGCCGAACTGATGAAGAACAATTACGTGCGCATCATCCTGACCCGCCCCGCGGTCGAGGCGGGCGAGAAGCTCGGCTTTTTGCCCGGCGATCTCGCGGAAAAAGTAAATCCCTATTTGCGCCCGCTCTACGACGCGCTGCACGACATGGTCGATTTCGACCGCGCGCGCAAGCTCGTCGAGCGCGGCACGATCGAAGTCGCGCCGCTCGCCTTCATGCGCGGCCGGACACTGAACGACTCTTTCGTGATCCTCGACGAGGCGCAGAACACGACGCCCGAGCAGATGAAGATGTTCTTGACGCGCCTGGGCTATGGCTCGAAGGCGGTCATCACCGGCGACGTTACGCAGATCGATTTGCCGGCGGGAAAACCGTCTGGCCTGAAGGAGGCCTGGCGTATTCTCACCGGCGTCGAGGGAATCAAATTCGTGACTTTCACCGAGCGGGACGTCGCGCGCCACCGCCTGGTGCAGGAGATCATCACCGCGTACGAGCGCGACGAGACCCGATCGGCAACTGCGGGAAGAAAACAGAACCCCGACGGCGGCGATTGA
- a CDS encoding MFS transporter, with protein sequence MSRRNPVYDLAALYFSGALWNVCMGMLQILVPLYALSLGFSIVKISSLVSLPVLVELVVRFGGSALSDRFGERRVLQICFFLMALAAATLLAADQYIHLALAQALAFCSRSLFWTSIQSLGSQLPGADLGKKLGRLYAWNCGGGLVGLSLGGAILALVGFGAAFILLTAAAIFCMLLSLLFPRVEPKPGGRSFWTITRGIGRFLSYRHIWLGITVSFAAALPATVGQSLYPLYLAFLAYEEQWIGLLISFRVLGPVMIGLMLASFIAISRQKGIYALGMAGLGFFLIATGSVQNPIALAFVIVGLGACGGFMDLLYQVQASEFSKAGDRSVAMASSGLGWILCPLITPMAVGWLAQNYGFQLAFTAAGAFFLLVAAGTRAWHRLLSPADRNVIEAVARTQTTEDSGASLS encoded by the coding sequence ATGAGCCGAAGAAATCCCGTTTACGATCTCGCCGCTCTATACTTCAGTGGAGCCTTGTGGAACGTCTGCATGGGCATGCTTCAGATCCTGGTGCCGCTTTACGCGTTATCCCTCGGCTTTTCGATCGTCAAAATCAGCAGTCTTGTCTCTCTGCCGGTCCTGGTCGAGCTGGTCGTGCGCTTCGGCGGCAGCGCTCTGTCCGATCGCTTCGGCGAGCGGCGCGTTCTGCAAATCTGCTTTTTTCTGATGGCGTTGGCGGCAGCAACGCTGCTGGCGGCAGATCAGTATATTCACCTCGCATTGGCGCAGGCGCTCGCCTTCTGCTCGCGCAGCTTGTTTTGGACTTCGATCCAGTCGCTGGGCAGCCAACTGCCGGGCGCCGACTTGGGAAAAAAATTAGGCAGGCTCTACGCCTGGAACTGCGGCGGCGGGCTCGTCGGCTTGAGTCTCGGCGGCGCGATCTTGGCGCTCGTGGGATTTGGCGCCGCATTTATCCTGCTCACGGCCGCGGCCATTTTTTGCATGCTGTTGAGCCTGCTGTTTCCGCGCGTCGAGCCCAAGCCCGGCGGACGGAGTTTCTGGACGATCACGCGAGGCATTGGGCGATTTCTCAGCTACCGGCACATATGGCTCGGTATCACGGTATCGTTCGCCGCCGCTCTGCCGGCGACCGTCGGCCAATCGCTCTATCCGCTCTATCTCGCTTTTTTGGCCTACGAAGAGCAGTGGATCGGCCTGCTGATTTCTTTCCGCGTCTTGGGCCCGGTCATGATCGGTTTGATGTTGGCGTCGTTCATCGCGATTTCACGGCAGAAAGGAATCTACGCCCTCGGCATGGCGGGCCTGGGATTCTTTCTAATCGCGACGGGATCGGTGCAGAACCCCATCGCCCTCGCATTCGTGATCGTAGGTCTCGGAGCGTGCGGCGGCTTCATGGATCTCTTGTATCAAGTCCAGGCGAGCGAGTTCAGCAAAGCCGGCGACCGCTCCGTGGCGATGGCGAGCAGCGGGCTGGGTTGGATTCTTTGCCCATTGATTACGCCGATGGCGGTCGGCTGGCTGGCGCAGAATTACGGTTTCCAGCTTGCCTTCACCGCCGCGGGAGCGTTTTTCCTCCTGGTTGCCGCAGGCACGCGCGCGTGGCATCGCCTGTTGTCGCCCGCCGACAGAAACGTCATAGAAGCTGTGGCTAGAACACAGACCACCGAAGACTCCGGCGCTTCATTATCGTAG